AGTTTTCTGTCATCATACGGTCTAAGATATGAGTTTAGGATTTTCTCTCTCCAGTTAATGAGTATCTCTGTAAACTCATTAAACTGCCTAATTCCGGATGTTTTAAAGGCTTTAAGCATATCATCATAAACATTAATAGCTTCATCATATGAGCAGTCTTTATTCATATTTCGATAAAGCTCTTTAAGGCTATATGCTTTAGATAATTAAGGAAAAGTCTTGAATATCATTTCTCTTAAGTCCCTTCTGTTAAGTTTGCATTTGAAGCGTGAATTGTATACCTTGTCATTATCAAGGTATACACTATCTTTTGTAAGAAGATGGCTCCATTTCTTAAGCAGATAATATGCATTTGAACCATATGGTGACATGTTCATTAAGTCTATTCTAAGACGTTCAAAACCTTGGGTAAGGTGCTTTATGACATGGAAAGGATCTACAGCTACTACGCGGTTAGGAAAGTATGTTCTTGCGACATCTTTATACGGTTCCCACATATCAATAGTAACATATTTCACCTTTGTTCTTTCTTCCCTAGGAATCTTGGAGAAGAATAGCGAAAGTGTCATTTTGCTTCTTGAATCAAGTATATCCCAAACGGTTCGTCTTTCGTTATCTACTAATATACAAAGATAACTTGAATTACGTCTTGATAATTCCCGGCTGTGTAATTCATCAAGCATAAGTATGGTAAAATCAATATTTGGAATGATAAATTCCTACCTTCATAGTGATATATTGTGACTGCAAATCAATCATATCCTATGGAGGGATTTTTTGCACCCACACGATAATTTAGAGTGCTATACCTTTAATAGTAGCTTTTGATATAACAAAATATATTAAACCCTGAATAATGCACTGTAACAAACACCAATATGCGTGGACATAAATCAAAACTTACAAGCGTTGAAAATACAAGATTTGATCTATAGAAAAATAATGAAAAATAGCTAAAACTTTTTCGAAAAAAGACTTGTAATTTGAATCAAAGTATAATACAATAATATGGCTTGCTTTGGGCGAAGACGCAGGAAGTTGCTGAGCTATCAGGTAATTTCTGCTGAGAAATGTCCCCTCAAGAAGGGGGCGAAGGCGTTCGCCGATTTGATTTGCGTAAAAACTAAACAAACGCACGGAGGCGTGTATAAAGTAAGCAAAAAGATTGTACGCCTTGGAAAAACCGGCGTTAGAACACCTTGTACAAGCATAGCGAAAACAGTACAAAAGAAAACAGGAGGAAAAAATGAGCGAACTTCAGAAAATCAGAATCAGGCTAAAAGCATATGATCATGCTTTGCTTGACAGATCAGCTGCAAAACTTGTAGAGACAGCAAAGAAAACAGGTGCTGATGTATCAGGACCAATTCCACTTCCAACAGAGAAGGAAGTTGTAACAATCCTAAGAGCTGTTCACAAGTATAAGGACAGCAGAGAGCAGTTTGAGCAGAGAACACACAAGCGTTTGATCGTAATCACAAATGCAACACCACAGACGGCTGATGCACTTACAAGAATCGATCTTCCAGCTGGCGTTGATGTAGAAATCAAGCTGTAACAATTAACAAGTAAGGGACACTCCCCTTAGAAGAACGCACATAAGTGCGGTCCAATGTAAGAATCGGAGGAAAGATATGAAAACAATTTTAGGAAAGAAAATCGGCATGACACAGATTTTCGCGGAGACAGGAGAAGTTGTTCCTGTTACCGTTATCCAGGCAGGACCTGAGGTAGTAACTCAGATTAAGACTGTCGAGACAGATGGCTACAATGCAGTGCAGGTTGGCTATGAGGATACACTTGCTCATAGAGTTAACAAGCCTCTAACAGGTCACTTCGCTAAGAGTGGTTCACCACTTAAGAAGTATCTTGCAGAGTTTGCTATCGAAGAAGGTGAGAACTACGAGCTAGGTCAGGAAATCACAGTTGCTGATTTTGAGGCTGGCAAGAAGGTAGACGTTACCGGAACATCAAAAGGTAAGGGTACACAGGGTAACATCAAGAGACATGGACATCACAGAGGTCCTATGACTCATGGTTCCAAACACAAGAGATTGGCTGGTGCTTTAGCCGGTGCTACTTATCCGTCAAGAGTCTTCAAGGGAAATAAATCCCCAGGAAGAATGGGACGCGAAACAGTTACAGTACAGAATGTCGAACTAGTAAAGATCGACACTGACAGGAACCTTCTACTGGTCAAGGGTGCGGTTCCAGGCGGCAAGGGAAGCCTCGTAAGAGTTCGCTACGCTGTCAAGGGTCAGGACAAATAGGACCGTAGGAAAGGAGGAAGCACACAATGGCTAAAGTAACAATGCTCAACATGGAAGGCAAGGAAGCAGGAACTCTAGAACTTAGAGATGAAATCTTCGCTATCGAGCCTAACGAAAGCGCTGTGCATGCAGTAGTAGTTAACTACCTAGCAAACCAGAGACAGGGCACACAGTCTGCAAAGACAAGATCAGAAGTCAGAGGCGGCGGCAGAAAGCCTTTCAGACAGAAGGGAACAGGACGTCACAGACAGGGAAGCAGCACAGATCCTTCACAGATCGGAGGCGGTATCGTATTCGCTCCAAAGCCAAGGGATTACAGATATGCAGTTCCTAAGAAGCTAAAGAGATTGGCTCTCAAGTCAGTTCTTTCAGCTAAGGTTGCTGACAATGATTTAATCGTTCTAGATGAACTAAAGATGAACGAACCAAAGACAAAAGAGATGGTAAAGGTGCTATCAAATGTCAAGGCTGGCAAGAAGGCACTTATCGTAACAGCAGAGAAGGACGACAATGTTGTAAAGTCTGCTGCAAACATCCCTGGAGTTAGAACGGTTCTAGCAAATACGATGAACGTTTATGAAATCGTAAATCACGGTAGCCTCATTCTAACAAAGGATGCAGTTGCAAAGATCGAGGAGGTATATAAATAATGAAAACTCCATACGACGTAATAATCAAGCCGGTAATCTCAGAGAGAAGCATGGATATTGCACCGGACAAGAAATACACATTCAAAGTTGCTGTTGATGCTAACAAGACAGAAGTTAAGCAGGCAGTTGAAGAAATCTTTGGTGTAGAAGTTAAGAAAGTCAATGTTATGAACATGGACGGAAAACTCAAGAGAATGGGAAGAACCGAAGGCAGAAGAGCAGCTTATAAGAAGGCAATCGTAACGCTAACTGCTGATAGCAAAGAAATCGAATTCTTCCAGAGCTTGTAATAGGAGGTAGGCATAATATGGGAATCAGAAAATATAATCCGACCTCTCCTGGCTTGAGAGGAATGACGGTTTCAACTTTTGAGGAAATCACAGCATCCAAGCCGGAAAAGTCACTTACAGTTGCTCTTAAGAAGCACGCAGGAAGAAACTCAAGAGGTAAGATTACTGTAAGACACAGAGGTGGCGGAGCTAAAGCTAAGTACAGAATCATAGATTTTAAGAGAAACAAGGATGATATCGCAGGAAGAGTTGCTACTATCGAGTACGACCCTAACAGAACTGCAAACATCGCTTTGATAGTATACGCAGACGGTGAGAAGAGATACATCATCGCACCAAGCGGACTAAAGGTAGGAGACAAGATCTTCTCAGGTCCAGAGGCCGATATCAAAGTCGGAAATGCACTTCCAATCGCAAACATCCCTGTAGGTACAGTTATCCACTGTATCGAGATGAAGCCTGGTAAGGGCGCACAGATTGCTAGATCAGCAGGAAATGGCGCTCAGCTAATGGCTAAGGAAGACAAGTACGCACAGGTAAGACTACCATCCGGAGAAGTTAGAAAGATTCTTATCAACTGCAGAGCTACAATCGGCGAAGTTGGTAACGAAGATCACGCTAACATCCAGATCGGTAAGGCTGGTAAGGTAAGACATATGGGTAGAAGACCTCACGTAAGAGGATCTGTAATGAACCCTAATGATCACCCACACGGTGGTGGTGAGGGCCGTTCGCCAATCGGACGTAAGAGCCCAGTTACTCCTTGGGGTAAGCCAACTCTTGGTTACAAGACAAGGAAGAAGAACAAGCCATCTAACCAGTATATCGTTAAGAGAAGAAATGAGAAATAAGGAAGGAGCATAGACAATGAGCAGATCGATCAAAAAAGGCCCTTTCGTCGCACCGAAGTTGCTTAAGGCTATCGAGGCTATGAACGCAGCTAACGACAAGAAAGTCCTAAAGACTTGGTCAAGATCATCGACCATATTTCCGCAGATGATAGGTCACACTATCGCGGTACACGACGGCAGAAAACATGTTCCTGTATATATCACAGAAGACATGGTAGGCCACAAGCTCGGAGAATTTGCTCCGACAAGAACATACAAGGGTCATGCCGCAGATAAATCATCTAAGGTTAGATAAGAAAAGGAGATAATCAAATGGAAGCAAAAGCAATTGCAAAATATGTAAGAATGTCTCCTATCAAGCTAAAGCCTGTTGCTGACTTGGTAAGAGGCAAAGACTTGAACGAGGCATTGACTATCCTCAAGTTCACTCCTGGCAAGGGTTCCGAAATCGTCGAGAAGGTTGCTCTATCAGCGGCAGCGAACGCAGAGAACAACTTTGACATGGACCGCGACAATCTATATGTTGCAGAGATTAAGATCAATCAGGGTCCAACAATGAAGAGATGGAGAGCAGGAGCTCAGGGCAGAGCGTCAATGATCCTAAAGAGATCGAGCCATGTAAGTGTAACTCTAAAGGAAAAAGGCGAAGAATAGGAGGTTCATGAATGGGTCAGAAAGTTAGTCCACACGGCCTAAGAGTGGGCGTAATCAAAGACTGGGATTCAAAATGGTATGCCGGCAAAGCAAACTTTGCTGATATGCTTGTTGAAGATAATAAAATCAGATCATTCGTAAAGAAAAAGCTTTATGCAGCAGGCGTTTCAAAGGTTGTCATCGAAAGAGCCGCAGAGAATAAGGTAAAGGTAATTGTCCTTACTGCTCGCCCTGGTATGGTAATCGGAAGAGAGGGAAGCGGAATCGACGAACTCAAGGCTGCACTTGTTAAGCTAGTAGGTAAGGATGTAGACATCTCTATCGTAGAGGTAAGAAGAGCTGAGCTTGATGCACAGCTAACTGCAGAGAGTGTTGCTCAGGCACTAGAGAGACGTGTTTCTTTCAGAAGAGCTATGAAGCAGGCTATGCAGAGAACCATGAAGGCTAACGCAAAGGGAATTAAGATCCTTTGTTCAGGAAGACTTGGTGGTGCAGAAATCGCTAGAAGCGAGAAGTACGCAGAGGGTAACGTTCCACTACACACAATCAGAGCTGACATCGATTACGGATTTGCTGAAGCAGATACAACATACGGTAAGATCGGTGTTAAGGTTTGGATTAACCACGGCGAAATCCTAGACAAGGGTCTTCAGAGTGCAATTCGTGAAGAAAAGCGTGAGAAGACTGAGCGCAAGGGTAACAGACGCGACAGAAGAGATGGAGATCGTCGCAAGAACAATAACCGTCGTGAAAGAAACGATAGAAACAGCCGTGATGGAAAGCCATCAATTCCAAAGGCTGCAAACAAGAGAATTAGAGCACCAAAGCCAGCTCCTGCAGTAGAAGCAGAAGCACCACAGGTTGAGGAAGCTCCGCAGACTGAAGAATAGAAGGAAGGAGGAACTAAGCCATGTTAATGCCAAAACGCGTTAAGCATAGAAGAGTTCACAGAGGTAGAATGAAGGGCGTTGCTACCAAGGGTAATAAGATTGCCTACGGTGAGTACGGTCTTGTTGCAACAGAATGTGGCTGGATCACTTCTAACCAGATAGAGGCTGCTCGTATCGCTATGACAAGATCTATCAAAAGAGGTGGTAAGGTTTACATTAATATATTCCCACATAAGTCAGTAACAAAGAAACCAGCAGAAGTTCGAATGGGTTCCGGTAAAGGTGCTCCTGAATACTGGGTTGCAGTTGTTAAGCCAGGCAGAGTAATGTTTGAAATTGCCGAGGTTACAGAGGCTCAGGCTAGAGAAGCTATGAGACTTGCAATGCACAAGCTGCCGGTTAAGTCAAAATTTGTTGCTAAAGAGAGTTTAGCAAAGGGTGGTGAAGCATAATGGAACTAAATAAAATCAGAGAGATGACAGATGTTGAACTCAGAGCTGAGCTCGACAAAATGAAACAAGAACTTTTCAATCTTAGGTTCCAGCATGTCACCGGACAGCTAGAAAATCCTCTAAGAATGAGAGAAGTTAAGAGAAACATCGCAAGAGTTAAAACCATAATCAGGGAAAAAGAGCTTGATAAAGCTCAGGCATAGGAAAGGAGGATCTGAAAAATGGCAGCAGAAAGAAACAGAAGAAAAACCAAAGTTGGCGTTGTAGTCAGCGATAAGATGGATAAAACTGTCGTAGTTGCGATAGAAGACCTCGTAAAGCACTCCCTTTATGGCAAGTCTGTAAAGAGAACTAAGAAGGTCAAGGTTCATGATGAGAATAATGAATCTGGCATCGGCGATAGAATAAGAATTATGGAGACAAGACCTCTTTCAAGAGATAAGAGATGGAGACTTGTCAACATTGTTGAAAAAGCTAAGTAAGGAGGCACCAAGTAATGATTCAGACAGAAACAAGATTAAAAGTGGCTGATAATTCAGGTGCAAAGGAGTTACTGTGCATCAGAATCCTAGGCGGAACAAGTCGTCGTTATGCAAATATCGGAGACGTAATCGTTTGCGCTGTTAAGGATGCCACACCAGGCGGCGTTGTCAAGAAAGGTGACGTTGTTAAGGCAGTAGTAGTTAGAACCAAAAAGGGTGCGAGAAGAGCAGACGGCAGCTATGTAAAGTTTGACCAGAATGCAGCTGTAATCATCAAAGATAAGCTTGATAAGACTCCAGTTGGAACGCGTATTTTCGGACCTGTAGCTAGAGAGCTTCGTGAAAACGGATTCATGAAGATCGTATCTCTAGCACCAGAAGTACTATAGGAGGTGACTGGAATGCGCATCAAGAAAGATGATACAGTTATTGTCATCGCTGGTAAAGACAAGGGCGCGACAGGCAAGGTAAGCAAGGTGTTTCCTAAGCAGAACCGCGTAGTTGTTGAAGGCGTTAATGTACAGACAAAGCATCAGAAGCAGACACGTACAGCACCTGCAGAGATTAGACACGTTGAAGGTCCAATCGATGCATCAAATGTAATGTACTATGATACAAAAGCCAAGAAGGCTGTAAAGATCGGTTATAAGGTTGACGGAGACAAGAAGGTCAGAGTCGACAGAAAAACTGGTAAAGAAATCGACTAAGAAAGGAGGAGAGCATAATGACAGCAAGACTAAGAGAAACATATAAGAGTGATGTATTCACAGCACTTAAAGATAAGTTCAACTATGCAAATGTCAACGAAGTACCAAAGCTTGTAAAGATTACAATCAACATGGGACTTGGTGAAGCAAAAGAAAATTCAAAGATTATGGAATCTGCAATCCAGGAGCTAGCCCTAATCAGTGGACAGAGACCTGTTGTTACAAAGGCTAAGAAGTCAATCGCGAACTTCAAGGTTAGACAGGGAATGCCAGTTGGAGCAAAGGTTACACTTAGAGGCGACAACATGTACGTGTTCGCTGATAAGTTCTTCAACATCTCTCTTCCAAGAGTAAGAGACTTTAAGGGTGTAAGCAAGAACTCATTTGATGGACGTGGAAACTACTCCATGGGTATCAAAGAGCAGCTTATATTCCCAGAAATCAACTATGATGATGTTGAAACTGTAAAGGGAATGAACATCGTATTCACAACAACGGCTAAGACAGATGAGGAAGCTGCAGCGCTTCTTGAACTTCTCGGAATGCCGTTTGAGAAGTAGGAGGTTATTATGGCTAAGACAGCTCTTAAAGTCAAACAGCAGAGAAAGCCTAAATATTCAACACGTGCTTACACAAGATGCAACATCTGTGGAAGACCACACTCAGTGTTGAAGAAATATGGAATATGCCGTATTTGTTTCAGAGAGCTTGCATACAAGGGAGAAATTCCTGGCGTAAAGAAAGCAAGCTGGTAAACTGAGGCAAGAACTAATGCACAAGTCCCAAGAGGGAAACTGTGCAAGAGGAAGGAGAATATTGTAATGACAATGACAGATCCAATCGCGGATATGCTGACAAGAATCAGAAATGCCAATACAGTAGGTCATGCGACTGTTGAAATTCCAGCATCAAACATGAAGAAATCAATTGCTGAAATTCTACTAAACGAAGGATTCATTGGCGGATTCGAAGTCATAGAAGACAACAAGCAGGGCGTAATCAAGGTACAGATGAAGTACGGCGCCGGCAAAGAAAAAGTTATCAACGGAATCAAGAAGATTTCAAAGCCAGGCCTTAAGGTTTATGCTAAGGCTAACGAGGTTCCAAGCGTTCTTGGCGGACTCGGTATCGCTATCATCTCAACATCAAAGGGAATCATCAGCGATAAGGAAGCTAGAAAGCTAGGCGTTGGCGGCGAAGTTATTTGCTATGTTTGGTAGGAGGTAAACAGTATGTCAAGAATAGGAAAGAATCCTGTTGCACTCCCAGCCGGTGTAGAAGTTAAGGTTGATGACAATCATGTTATCACTGTAAAGGGACCGCTAGGTCAGCTACAGGAACAGCTAAGCGCAGATATTAATATCGAAGTGAAGGACAACGAGGTTGTCTTCACAAGAAATAGTGACCACAGAAGTCACAGAGAACAGCACGGTCTTGCAAGAGCACTTGTAAACAACATGGTTGAAGGTGTTACAAAGGGCTTCCAGAAGAAGCTTATCTTCAAGGGCGTAGGATACAAGGTTGAGAAGAAGGGTAAGGATTTGGTAATGAATCTTGGCTACTCTCATCCAGTAGTAATGACAGATCCTGATGGCATCGAAACCATTGCAGAGGACGTTACTACAGTAGTAGTTAAAGGTATAGACAAGGGTCTTGTAGGAAACTATTCGGCGAAGATCAGAGCGTGGAGAGAACCTGAACCATATAAGGGTAAGGGAATCAGATACGATGATGAAGTTATCCGTCGTAAAGAAGGCAAGACAGGTTCTAAGTAAGAAAGGAGTGAAGTAGAATGGCACAGATGAGCAGAAATGACAGACGTGTTAAAAGACACGCACGCGTCAGAAAAAATTTAACCGGAACTCCTGAAAGACCAAGACTTTGCGTTTTTAGATCAAACAAGAATATCTCTTGCCAGATTATTGATGATGTTAACAAGGTAACACTTGTATCAGCATCTTCACTTGACAAGGATATTGCTTCTGAAATCGGATATGGTGGCAACAAAGAGGCTGCTAAAAAAGTTGGTGAAGCAGTAGCTAAGAAGGCTGTAGCTAAGGGTATAGAAGTTGTTTCTTTTGACAGAAGCGGATTCCTATATCACGGCAGAGTCAAAGAACTAGCTGAGGGTGCCCGCGAAGGCGGACTGAAATTCTAACGGAGGAGGAAAAATAATGCGTAACACTATTGATGCATCAAAGCTCGAGTTAACAGAAAGCATCGTTAATATCAGACGTGTTGCTAAGACTGTTAAGGGCGGCAGAAATATGAGATTCAGCGTTACCGTTGTTGTAGGCGACAAAGCAGGTCATGTCGGCGTAGGACTCGGAAAAGCGCAGGAAATTCCTGAAGCCGTAAGAAAAGCTACAGAAGATGCTAAGAAGAAACTAATATATGTTCCAATCGTAGGAACAACGATACCACACAGAAACCTAGGTATCTTTGGAGCAGGCAGAGTACTAATCATGCCAGCTGCACAGGGTACTGGAGTTATCGCTGGTTCATCAGTAAGAACAGTACTAGAGTCAGCTGGTATTCAGGACGTAAGAGCTAAGTCACTTGGCTCAAGTAACACAGGAAACATGGCTCTTGCAACACTCGAAGGTCTTAAGGGAATGCTTACAGTTGAGAAGGTTGCAAAGCTAAGAGGCAAGACGCCTGAAGAAATATTGGGTTAGGAGGCAGCGAAATGGCAAAAATGTTGAAAATTACTTTAACAAAGAGTACTATTGGCGCTATTCCTAAGCACAAGAAGGTTGTAAAGGCCTTAGGACTTAGAAAATTGCATCATTCAGTCGAATTGGCAGATACACCTCAGACTCGTGGTGCTATCGCAAAAGTAACTCATCTTGTTACTGTCGAAGAACTGTAGGATAGGAGGTGCAAGCTAATGAAACTGCATGAACTAAAAGCTCCTGCTGGCTCAACACACAGCCGCAAGAGAAAGGGCAGAGGTACTGCTACTGGACAGGGTAAGACTGCTGGTAGAGGTATGAACGGTCAGAATTCAAGAAGTGGTGGCGGAGTTAGACTCGGATTCGAGGGTGGACAGATGCCACTATATAGAAGATTGCCAAAGAGAGGCTTCAACAATAAGTGGGCGAAGGAATACGCTACAGTTAATGTTGGTGACCTCAACAGATTTGAGGCAAACACTGAGGTTACTCCAGAGCTTCTAAGAGAAGTTGGACTTGTTAAGCAGGTTATTGACGGAGTTAAGATTCTTGGTGATGGTGAGCTCGATAGAGCACTCACAGTAAAGGCAGTTAAGTTCACAAAGACTGCTGCTGAAAAAATCAACGCTGCTGGAGGAAAGGCAGAGGTGATCTGATATGGATATGCTAAAGACCGTAAAGCAGGCAATTAAAGTTCCGGAAATGAGAGCTAAGATTATCTTTACTGTCATGATGTTAGTCATCTTTTGTGTTGGCTCACACATACCAGTTCCAGGAATCGATAGAACTCAGCTAGCGAGCATGTTCAAGAATCAGGGCGGACTATTCGACCTGTTCGACTTGTTCTCCGGAGGATCTTTCAGTAACTTTACTATCTTCGCATTAAGTATCACACCATATGTAACAGCCTCCATCATAGTACAGCTACTAACAGTAGCATTTCCGTACTTTGAAAGGCTAGCAAAAGAGGGCAACGAGGGACGCAAGAAGATGGCGACAATAACTCGCTACATGACTGTGGGCCTCGCTCTCATCCAAGCGTTCGGATTGACCATCGGTCTATTCAGACGTGCGGTAGTTGACCAGACATGGTTCAGCTTAGTAGTAATAATATTAGTGCTAACAGCAGGAACAGCCTTCCTGATGTGGCTTGGAGAGCAGATTAACGAAAACGGTATTGGAAACGGAATCTCAATTCTGATCTTTGCTGGAATCGTTGCGAGAATCCCTTCAGATGTTCGCAGTATCGCTCTTCAGTATAAGGAAGGCGCTATAAACATCATCACACTAATCCTATTCATCGCATTTGCACTGCTTGTAGTTGTAGGAGTAATCTTTATCCAGCAGGGTACAAGAAGAATCCCAGTACAGTATGCAAAGCGTGTAGTAGGTAGAAAGATGTACGGCGGTCAGTCAACACATATTCCGCTAAAGGTAAACCAGGCAGGTGTTATTCCTGTAATTTTCGCAGTATCACTGCTGCAATTTCCACTTACAATTACCTACTTCCTAAAGTCGGATTCAGGCTTCACTGCATTCGTAACGAAGTGGCTATCACCAAGTGGAAGTCCTGGTGTATGGGTGTACGCTATATTCAATATCATTTTGATCATAGCATTTAACTATTTCTATACAACAATAAGCTTTAACCCAATCGAAGTTGCACAGAACATGAAATCAAACGGTGGTTTCATTCCGGGCATTAGACCTGGTAAGGCTACAATTGAGTATCTTGCGAAAGTGATGGGTAGAATTTCTATAGTAGGAGCACTGTTCCTTGCTATAATAGCTACATTGCCAACGCTGATCAGCCAGTATACCGGTCTAAACATTCGTTTTGGCGGAACCTCGCTACTAATCGTAGTCGGAGTTGCAATAGATGTAATGAGACAGTTAGAAAATCAGATGGTAATGAGGAATTACAAAGGATTCCTTAAATAGAAGGAGTTAGAAAATTGCTGAGAACAATTCTATT
The nucleotide sequence above comes from Eubacterium sulci ATCC 35585. Encoded proteins:
- a CDS encoding 30S ribosomal protein S10; amino-acid sequence: MSELQKIRIRLKAYDHALLDRSAAKLVETAKKTGADVSGPIPLPTEKEVVTILRAVHKYKDSREQFEQRTHKRLIVITNATPQTADALTRIDLPAGVDVEIKL
- a CDS encoding 50S ribosomal protein L3, coding for MKTILGKKIGMTQIFAETGEVVPVTVIQAGPEVVTQIKTVETDGYNAVQVGYEDTLAHRVNKPLTGHFAKSGSPLKKYLAEFAIEEGENYELGQEITVADFEAGKKVDVTGTSKGKGTQGNIKRHGHHRGPMTHGSKHKRLAGALAGATYPSRVFKGNKSPGRMGRETVTVQNVELVKIDTDRNLLLVKGAVPGGKGSLVRVRYAVKGQDK
- a CDS encoding 50S ribosomal protein L4, translating into MAKVTMLNMEGKEAGTLELRDEIFAIEPNESAVHAVVVNYLANQRQGTQSAKTRSEVRGGGRKPFRQKGTGRHRQGSSTDPSQIGGGIVFAPKPRDYRYAVPKKLKRLALKSVLSAKVADNDLIVLDELKMNEPKTKEMVKVLSNVKAGKKALIVTAEKDDNVVKSAANIPGVRTVLANTMNVYEIVNHGSLILTKDAVAKIEEVYK
- a CDS encoding 50S ribosomal protein L23; the protein is MKTPYDVIIKPVISERSMDIAPDKKYTFKVAVDANKTEVKQAVEEIFGVEVKKVNVMNMDGKLKRMGRTEGRRAAYKKAIVTLTADSKEIEFFQSL
- the rplB gene encoding 50S ribosomal protein L2 (one of the primary rRNA-binding proteins; required for association of the 30S and 50S subunits to form the 70S ribosome, for tRNA binding and peptide bond formation) — translated: MGIRKYNPTSPGLRGMTVSTFEEITASKPEKSLTVALKKHAGRNSRGKITVRHRGGGAKAKYRIIDFKRNKDDIAGRVATIEYDPNRTANIALIVYADGEKRYIIAPSGLKVGDKIFSGPEADIKVGNALPIANIPVGTVIHCIEMKPGKGAQIARSAGNGAQLMAKEDKYAQVRLPSGEVRKILINCRATIGEVGNEDHANIQIGKAGKVRHMGRRPHVRGSVMNPNDHPHGGGEGRSPIGRKSPVTPWGKPTLGYKTRKKNKPSNQYIVKRRNEK
- a CDS encoding 30S ribosomal protein S19 — translated: MSRSIKKGPFVAPKLLKAIEAMNAANDKKVLKTWSRSSTIFPQMIGHTIAVHDGRKHVPVYITEDMVGHKLGEFAPTRTYKGHAADKSSKVR
- a CDS encoding 50S ribosomal protein L22; the protein is MEAKAIAKYVRMSPIKLKPVADLVRGKDLNEALTILKFTPGKGSEIVEKVALSAAANAENNFDMDRDNLYVAEIKINQGPTMKRWRAGAQGRASMILKRSSHVSVTLKEKGEE
- a CDS encoding 30S ribosomal protein S3, which encodes MGQKVSPHGLRVGVIKDWDSKWYAGKANFADMLVEDNKIRSFVKKKLYAAGVSKVVIERAAENKVKVIVLTARPGMVIGREGSGIDELKAALVKLVGKDVDISIVEVRRAELDAQLTAESVAQALERRVSFRRAMKQAMQRTMKANAKGIKILCSGRLGGAEIARSEKYAEGNVPLHTIRADIDYGFAEADTTYGKIGVKVWINHGEILDKGLQSAIREEKREKTERKGNRRDRRDGDRRKNNNRRERNDRNSRDGKPSIPKAANKRIRAPKPAPAVEAEAPQVEEAPQTEE
- a CDS encoding 50S ribosomal protein L16 codes for the protein MLMPKRVKHRRVHRGRMKGVATKGNKIAYGEYGLVATECGWITSNQIEAARIAMTRSIKRGGKVYINIFPHKSVTKKPAEVRMGSGKGAPEYWVAVVKPGRVMFEIAEVTEAQAREAMRLAMHKLPVKSKFVAKESLAKGGEA
- a CDS encoding 50S ribosomal protein L29 — encoded protein: MELNKIREMTDVELRAELDKMKQELFNLRFQHVTGQLENPLRMREVKRNIARVKTIIREKELDKAQA
- a CDS encoding 30S ribosomal protein S17 produces the protein MAAERNRRKTKVGVVVSDKMDKTVVVAIEDLVKHSLYGKSVKRTKKVKVHDENNESGIGDRIRIMETRPLSRDKRWRLVNIVEKAK
- a CDS encoding 50S ribosomal protein L14, with translation MIQTETRLKVADNSGAKELLCIRILGGTSRRYANIGDVIVCAVKDATPGGVVKKGDVVKAVVVRTKKGARRADGSYVKFDQNAAVIIKDKLDKTPVGTRIFGPVARELRENGFMKIVSLAPEVL
- a CDS encoding 50S ribosomal protein L24 gives rise to the protein MRIKKDDTVIVIAGKDKGATGKVSKVFPKQNRVVVEGVNVQTKHQKQTRTAPAEIRHVEGPIDASNVMYYDTKAKKAVKIGYKVDGDKKVRVDRKTGKEID
- a CDS encoding 50S ribosomal protein L5; the protein is MTARLRETYKSDVFTALKDKFNYANVNEVPKLVKITINMGLGEAKENSKIMESAIQELALISGQRPVVTKAKKSIANFKVRQGMPVGAKVTLRGDNMYVFADKFFNISLPRVRDFKGVSKNSFDGRGNYSMGIKEQLIFPEINYDDVETVKGMNIVFTTTAKTDEEAAALLELLGMPFEK
- the rpsN gene encoding 30S ribosomal protein S14 (located in the peptidyl transferase center and involved in assembly of 30S ribosome subunit; similar to what is observed with proteins L31 and L33, some proteins in this family contain CXXC motifs that are involved in zinc binding; if two copies are present in a genome, then the duplicated copy appears to have lost the zinc-binding motif and is instead regulated by zinc; the proteins in this group appear to contain the zinc-binding motif); the encoded protein is MAKTALKVKQQRKPKYSTRAYTRCNICGRPHSVLKKYGICRICFRELAYKGEIPGVKKASW
- a CDS encoding 30S ribosomal protein S8 yields the protein MTMTDPIADMLTRIRNANTVGHATVEIPASNMKKSIAEILLNEGFIGGFEVIEDNKQGVIKVQMKYGAGKEKVINGIKKISKPGLKVYAKANEVPSVLGGLGIAIISTSKGIISDKEARKLGVGGEVICYVW
- a CDS encoding 50S ribosomal protein L6 — encoded protein: MSRIGKNPVALPAGVEVKVDDNHVITVKGPLGQLQEQLSADINIEVKDNEVVFTRNSDHRSHREQHGLARALVNNMVEGVTKGFQKKLIFKGVGYKVEKKGKDLVMNLGYSHPVVMTDPDGIETIAEDVTTVVVKGIDKGLVGNYSAKIRAWREPEPYKGKGIRYDDEVIRRKEGKTGSK